A region of Rhodoferax potami DNA encodes the following proteins:
- the nrdR gene encoding transcriptional regulator NrdR, with protein MKCPFCSHSETQVVETRISEDGDFIRRRRQCGSCDKRFTTYERPDVNFPSIVKKDGRRIEFERAKLLASMNLALRKRPVSTEQIDSAIERIEEKLLNLGLREVQSTRIGELVMRELKKLDKVAYVRFASVYRSFEDIDEFKTLVDEVSR; from the coding sequence ATGAAGTGCCCCTTCTGCAGCCATTCCGAAACCCAAGTGGTGGAGACACGAATTTCTGAAGATGGGGACTTCATCCGTCGCAGGCGCCAGTGCGGCTCCTGCGACAAACGGTTTACCACCTACGAGCGGCCGGACGTCAACTTTCCGTCCATCGTCAAGAAAGATGGCCGCCGTATCGAATTCGAGCGCGCCAAACTATTGGCCTCGATGAACTTGGCCCTGCGCAAAAGGCCAGTAAGCACCGAACAAATCGACAGCGCCATCGAGCGTATCGAAGAAAAACTCCTGAATCTGGGACTGCGCGAAGTCCAGAGCACCCGCATCGGGGAACTCGTGATGCGCGAACTCAAGAAACTGGACAAGGTCGCCTATGTGCGCTTTGCCAGCGTCTACCGTAGCTTTGAAGACATTGATGAATTCAAGACGTTGGTGGATGAGGTAAGTCGTTAA
- a CDS encoding peptidylprolyl isomerase: MSNPQVELHITGYGVITIELDQEKAPKSSANFLAYVNKGHYNNTIFHRVIPGFMIQGGGMEPGMAQKPTDAPIENEANNGLKNSTYTLAMARTGDPHSATAQFFINVADNGFLNHTAPSMQGWGYAVFGKVIAGSEVVDKIKAVKTGKKGFHDDVPKEDVIIEKAVAL, translated from the coding sequence ATGAGCAATCCTCAAGTCGAACTCCACATCACCGGCTACGGCGTTATCACCATCGAGCTGGACCAAGAGAAAGCCCCCAAGTCCAGCGCCAACTTTCTGGCGTATGTGAACAAAGGCCACTACAACAACACAATTTTCCACCGCGTGATTCCGGGCTTCATGATCCAGGGGGGCGGCATGGAGCCGGGAATGGCCCAGAAGCCAACCGACGCTCCTATCGAAAATGAAGCCAACAATGGCTTGAAGAATTCGACGTACACCCTGGCTATGGCACGCACTGGCGACCCGCACTCTGCGACTGCACAGTTCTTTATTAACGTCGCGGATAACGGCTTCCTGAACCACACCGCACCCAGCATGCAAGGCTGGGGCTACGCTGTGTTCGGCAAAGTGATCGCCGGCTCTGAAGTGGTTGACAAAATCAAGGCCGTCAAGACCGGCAAAAAAGGCTTCCATGATGACGTGCCGAAAGAGGATGTGATCATCGAAAAAGCCGTGGCGCTGTAA
- a CDS encoding pilus assembly PilX family protein: MSKNSPLHPAPALPAKHKGSSLIVVLMILTVVSIAGIAGVQISMLSERSARSDRDMQVAWQSAEAGLVDAENDIFGPGTSTRRALFNDPKDISGFAAGCGSTGNFIGLCAMVSSGKPAWLTVNFETTTTGAQTTRYGQYTGRTLQTGSGIQPFQSPRYVIEPIRDPADRDLSNPTPAHIYRVTAMGFGPRLEAQAVLQMIYRK, encoded by the coding sequence GTGAGCAAAAACTCCCCCCTCCATCCAGCACCGGCGTTGCCTGCAAAGCACAAGGGTTCTTCTTTGATTGTGGTGCTGATGATCCTCACGGTGGTCTCCATCGCGGGCATTGCCGGTGTGCAAATTTCCATGCTGAGTGAAAGGAGCGCACGGTCCGATCGGGATATGCAAGTCGCCTGGCAGTCAGCGGAGGCAGGCTTGGTCGATGCTGAAAACGACATCTTCGGCCCCGGCACATCCACCCGCCGCGCGCTTTTTAACGACCCTAAAGATATCTCCGGCTTCGCTGCCGGGTGCGGCTCTACAGGCAACTTTATCGGGCTCTGCGCCATGGTGAGCTCCGGCAAGCCCGCGTGGCTGACCGTTAACTTTGAAACGACAACCACCGGTGCCCAGACCACACGATACGGGCAATACACCGGTCGTACCCTACAAACCGGCAGCGGAATTCAACCCTTCCAGAGTCCGCGCTATGTGATTGAACCTATCAGAGACCCGGCAGACCGCGATCTGAGCAACCCTACTCCCGCGCACATCTACCGAGTCACTGCGATGGGCTTTGGCCCGCGCCTGGAGGCGCAAGCCGTACTCCAAATGATTTACCGGAAATAA
- a CDS encoding DUF349 domain-containing protein: protein MTSNQSAKNTDIASLDRLTGGAFTAATAGERASRIRDWLLTQPGHEQLADVFKELSVKDKGAAKLVREKLDEARRAKGQEALGAEWSAKAQALIDTAKLNIADALAWQRDAAKAGAPLSKEPLLTLKGQLSERVKGIEDLQHQVQVQREAAVLLAQRIEVLSTKALADAQTAVDALRTDVQHWQSQAETLVSNSNWVSVDVKFPALLDASKGQLLVVWDAFQAALALALTAAQDAAAPLPPVPVWADEIRALRGVPAEVAPKISKPKVDPELRAQAQAAVKAALATVEQEVGEGHGKASAGAAAGLRNALKEFGKLIDAKLENQAHAALSAAGELEGWQRWRADQIREELVGKAEGLLKRPDGQAIGGRKMQETLRSLRDQWKQTDQGGVPNHALWKRFDEACNEAYKVVESWLEKVKAESAEHRAQRLALIDEVKAWAAANRTALDDDWKGFNRILYQFSDRWREAGHVGEKMFAELQPLWKAAFAEAAAPLEAVQAQSLAARQAMIEEAKQLGAMPVLRIDAVKSLQQRWQAQAHAIPVDRRQEQKLWDAFRKPIDDAFNRKSADREKAEAALGARDRAVLDAAKALEAANASGDATAIRAAMTALDAALHGQAQAQADVAAEGAGEQAAQGLVQQENPVSTQAESASVAIESVAMEAAAEEVESSAAVAPVVAPKPAPKPVVAVRGDDRPGMKKETPADPRASKFGDRKDAGRGGRDAGKPGFGDRAPRRDDRAGMGDRNRAPMSSAPRLGDTAFRAQREAMENAQFALKKLAAQAHGEALVQLLSAWEKRDAALLPTAQDLGGRAAGQARNAWVKAVSASAAVKSEVASQHLLRLEMAAEVPTPAEHLDARRGMQLQLLTRRNDPAPAQTWAEDTAQVLAAAYDATQARRLQNVLKVLLKR, encoded by the coding sequence GTGACGTCGAACCAATCTGCTAAAAACACTGATATCGCCTCTCTGGACCGTCTGACTGGCGGAGCCTTTACCGCTGCCACTGCGGGGGAGCGTGCGTCCCGCATTCGTGACTGGTTGTTGACCCAGCCGGGCCACGAACAGTTGGCCGACGTCTTCAAAGAGCTGAGCGTGAAGGACAAGGGCGCCGCCAAATTGGTGCGAGAAAAGCTCGATGAGGCCCGTCGTGCCAAAGGTCAGGAAGCACTGGGTGCTGAATGGTCTGCCAAAGCGCAAGCCCTGATCGATACCGCCAAACTCAATATTGCAGACGCCCTTGCTTGGCAACGTGATGCCGCCAAAGCGGGTGCACCGTTGAGTAAAGAGCCATTGCTCACCCTGAAGGGACAGCTTTCCGAGCGCGTGAAAGGGATCGAAGACCTGCAACACCAGGTGCAGGTCCAGCGCGAAGCGGCAGTATTGCTGGCTCAGCGTATTGAAGTGCTGTCCACCAAAGCATTGGCAGATGCTCAAACGGCAGTTGATGCCCTGCGCACCGATGTGCAGCACTGGCAGAGCCAAGCCGAAACCTTGGTTTCCAACAGCAACTGGGTGAGTGTGGATGTCAAGTTCCCGGCTTTGTTGGATGCGTCCAAAGGCCAGTTGTTGGTGGTGTGGGACGCTTTCCAGGCCGCATTGGCACTCGCCCTGACTGCCGCGCAAGATGCGGCGGCACCTTTGCCTCCAGTGCCGGTGTGGGCCGACGAGATCCGTGCGCTGCGCGGCGTGCCGGCAGAGGTGGCCCCCAAGATTTCCAAGCCCAAGGTAGATCCCGAGTTGCGCGCACAAGCGCAAGCTGCGGTCAAGGCAGCGTTGGCCACCGTTGAGCAAGAAGTGGGCGAAGGCCATGGCAAAGCTAGCGCCGGTGCCGCTGCAGGCTTGCGCAACGCCCTAAAAGAATTCGGCAAACTGATTGATGCCAAGCTTGAAAACCAGGCCCACGCCGCTTTGTCTGCTGCAGGTGAGTTGGAAGGTTGGCAGCGCTGGCGTGCAGACCAGATTCGTGAGGAGCTGGTGGGCAAGGCTGAAGGCCTGCTCAAGCGCCCCGATGGACAGGCGATCGGTGGCCGCAAGATGCAAGAAACCTTGCGCAGTCTTCGTGACCAGTGGAAGCAAACCGACCAAGGCGGTGTGCCCAACCATGCGCTTTGGAAGCGTTTTGACGAAGCCTGCAACGAAGCTTACAAGGTGGTGGAGAGCTGGTTGGAAAAGGTCAAGGCGGAGTCTGCCGAGCACCGTGCCCAACGATTAGCGCTTATTGACGAGGTCAAGGCATGGGCTGCGGCAAACCGCACCGCATTGGATGATGACTGGAAAGGTTTCAATCGCATCCTCTATCAGTTTTCCGACCGTTGGCGCGAAGCTGGCCATGTGGGCGAAAAAATGTTTGCGGAGCTGCAACCCTTGTGGAAAGCAGCTTTTGCAGAGGCCGCGGCTCCGCTGGAGGCGGTTCAGGCTCAGAGCCTTGCAGCTCGCCAAGCCATGATCGAAGAGGCCAAGCAGCTCGGTGCCATGCCGGTACTGCGGATCGATGCGGTCAAATCCTTGCAGCAACGCTGGCAAGCCCAGGCCCACGCGATCCCGGTCGATCGCCGCCAAGAGCAAAAGCTGTGGGATGCCTTCCGTAAGCCCATTGACGATGCCTTTAATCGCAAAAGTGCTGACCGTGAAAAAGCGGAAGCTGCCTTGGGTGCGCGCGACCGCGCGGTGCTTGATGCAGCCAAGGCGTTGGAAGCTGCTAACGCCTCTGGCGATGCAACCGCCATCCGCGCAGCCATGACAGCGCTCGACGCTGCGCTGCATGGTCAAGCCCAAGCCCAGGCGGATGTGGCCGCGGAAGGCGCCGGTGAACAGGCAGCACAAGGCTTGGTTCAACAAGAAAATCCGGTGTCTACCCAGGCGGAATCTGCGTCGGTAGCTATCGAAAGTGTAGCAATGGAAGCAGCTGCTGAAGAAGTTGAGTCCTCGGCCGCCGTAGCGCCTGTGGTCGCTCCCAAGCCAGCTCCTAAGCCGGTGGTGGCGGTGCGCGGAGACGACCGTCCCGGTATGAAGAAGGAAACGCCTGCAGATCCCCGCGCGTCCAAATTTGGCGACCGCAAAGATGCAGGGCGCGGTGGGCGTGATGCCGGCAAGCCCGGGTTCGGCGACCGTGCGCCTCGTCGCGATGACCGCGCCGGCATGGGTGACCGCAACCGTGCGCCCATGAGCAGCGCGCCACGTTTGGGTGACACCGCTTTCCGTGCGCAACGCGAAGCGATGGAAAACGCCCAATTCGCACTCAAAAAGTTGGCGGCCCAAGCCCACGGCGAAGCCTTGGTGCAGTTGTTGTCTGCGTGGGAAAAGCGCGATGCTGCCCTGTTACCTACGGCTCAAGACTTGGGTGGCCGTGCCGCGGGTCAGGCCCGTAATGCTTGGGTGAAGGCTGTCAGTGCCTCGGCTGCTGTGAAGTCCGAGGTGGCTTCGCAACACTTGTTGCGCCTGGAAATGGCAGCGGAGGTGCCGACTCCCGCCGAGCATTTGGATGCCCGACGCGGCATGCAGTTGCAACTGTTGACCCGTCGCAATGACCCCGCACCCGCTCAAACCTGGGCTGAAGATACAGCGCAGGTATTGGCAGCAGCGTACGACGCGACACAAGCGCGCCGTTTGCAAAATGTGTTGAAAGTTCTGTTGAAGCGTTAA
- a CDS encoding peptidylprolyl isomerase, whose translation MHVWIQRGFKALTVCTALLLQQAAVAQDVAPKVVFQTTQGNFTVEVYPDKSPKTVENFLRYVKDKHYNGTIFHRVIPNFMVQGGGFTPNMQQKTTREPIPLEANNGLKNDRGTIAMARTANPQSATAQFFINVVDNQNLNAPRPDGHGYAVFGKVVQGMDVIDKIRGVPTTNAGMYQDVPQTPVVINSATLAP comes from the coding sequence ATGCACGTATGGATTCAACGAGGATTCAAAGCCCTGACCGTTTGCACCGCCCTGCTCTTGCAACAAGCAGCGGTGGCTCAAGATGTTGCCCCTAAAGTCGTGTTTCAAACGACCCAAGGCAATTTCACGGTGGAGGTTTATCCAGACAAGTCACCCAAGACCGTCGAAAACTTTCTGCGGTATGTGAAAGACAAGCATTACAACGGCACTATCTTTCACCGCGTCATCCCCAATTTCATGGTGCAGGGCGGCGGCTTCACGCCCAATATGCAGCAAAAAACGACCCGGGAGCCGATTCCCTTGGAAGCCAACAACGGTTTGAAGAATGACCGGGGCACTATCGCGATGGCACGCACTGCCAACCCGCAAAGCGCGACCGCGCAGTTCTTTATCAATGTGGTGGACAATCAAAACCTGAATGCACCTCGCCCTGATGGCCATGGCTATGCTGTTTTCGGCAAAGTCGTCCAGGGCATGGATGTGATTGACAAAATTCGTGGTGTTCCGACCACCAATGCAGGCATGTATCAAGATGTGCCACAAACCCCTGTCGTTATCAACTCGGCCACTTTGGCCCCTTAA
- a CDS encoding PilW family protein — MNSTFQNKQGGLTLIELLVALVISSVIALAAFSAIVVSRQGFATVDAASQLRDNARFATEIIQRLALQTGYQDVAYSATIRPASSTAPANVSGFTNGTPSVSGILVTSTTKALGTTGYGSDVLILRYQAPETYPGSGKVDKGIIDCMGRSKADDDDIPIDRDDRLLSVLYVAESRGQPALMCRTESGSGQPLVEGVENFQVLYGVDGDNDSVTDRYMRADQLIVAGNDAATKANWDMVRSIKIGLILRSGVGATQETASQTLYPFGNARASASAALGSAFANSANDPGTVVSAPADRRLRLQTSFTIHLRNEQNL; from the coding sequence ATGAACTCTACATTCCAAAACAAGCAGGGCGGCCTGACTTTGATTGAACTGTTGGTGGCCTTGGTCATCAGCTCGGTGATCGCACTCGCAGCATTCTCTGCCATCGTGGTAAGTCGGCAAGGTTTTGCTACGGTCGATGCCGCCTCACAGCTGAGAGACAACGCACGGTTTGCTACGGAGATTATCCAAAGACTTGCGCTACAGACCGGCTATCAGGATGTTGCTTACTCAGCAACTATAAGACCGGCCTCGAGCACCGCGCCCGCAAACGTTTCGGGATTTACTAACGGCACACCCAGTGTTTCTGGAATCCTGGTTACGTCAACCACAAAAGCCTTGGGCACCACAGGGTATGGCAGTGATGTACTCATTTTGCGTTACCAAGCACCGGAAACTTACCCCGGCTCGGGCAAGGTGGACAAAGGGATTATCGATTGCATGGGGAGATCGAAGGCCGACGACGATGACATACCGATAGATCGCGACGATCGATTACTCAGCGTCTTATATGTGGCCGAAAGTCGCGGCCAACCAGCCCTTATGTGTCGTACCGAGTCAGGCTCGGGACAACCCTTGGTCGAAGGCGTTGAAAATTTCCAAGTCCTTTATGGGGTTGATGGTGATAACGATTCCGTTACCGACCGATACATGAGAGCCGATCAATTGATCGTGGCTGGCAACGATGCTGCGACCAAAGCCAATTGGGACATGGTCCGGAGCATCAAGATCGGCTTGATTTTGCGCAGTGGCGTTGGCGCAACCCAAGAAACAGCTTCTCAAACTCTCTACCCCTTTGGCAATGCCCGAGCGTCAGCCAGTGCAGCATTGGGCTCTGCATTTGCAAACTCTGCCAATGACCCGGGCACTGTCGTGAGTGCCCCTGCCGACAGACGCCTGCGTCTCCAGACAAGCTTCACGATCCACCTCCGAAACGAGCAAAACCTGTGA
- the pilV gene encoding type IV pilus modification protein PilV encodes MQKSICHSLGFEKPNAAKMGGFSLIEVLISVVVLSFGLLGAVGLQASALQSNREARIQSSALALARELAEMIRGNKDVALLTTSNPFHGDFSTPMTAPTPSYCLKVSNSLTTAAATPCAGANTTETQTNIANASMTEWLARVEEELPGARVVVCDDAAPYTAGGQPQWACTAGTDATKVVKIGWTKTSTNKALTAASAIEKATGAGAAAPSVILALTPGNSL; translated from the coding sequence ATGCAGAAATCTATATGTCACTCACTAGGCTTTGAAAAACCAAACGCGGCAAAGATGGGTGGTTTTTCCCTAATTGAGGTGTTGATCTCAGTTGTGGTTTTGTCCTTTGGACTATTGGGAGCCGTGGGGCTGCAAGCCTCCGCCCTTCAATCTAACAGGGAGGCGCGCATCCAATCATCCGCGCTAGCCTTGGCGAGAGAACTAGCAGAAATGATTCGAGGCAACAAAGACGTTGCGTTGCTCACGACCAGCAACCCTTTTCATGGTGACTTTAGTACACCGATGACTGCTCCCACACCTTCATATTGCTTGAAGGTCAGTAACTCATTGACGACAGCAGCAGCAACCCCTTGTGCAGGAGCAAATACAACAGAAACTCAAACAAATATTGCCAACGCTTCTATGACGGAATGGCTTGCAAGGGTAGAGGAAGAGCTGCCCGGCGCACGAGTCGTCGTTTGCGATGATGCGGCCCCCTATACAGCTGGCGGACAACCACAATGGGCGTGCACAGCGGGTACGGACGCCACGAAAGTGGTAAAGATAGGTTGGACCAAAACGTCCACCAACAAAGCGTTGACCGCTGCAAGTGCAATAGAAAAGGCAACCGGCGCAGGCGCTGCGGCGCCCTCAGTGATTCTGGCTCTGACCCCGGGGAACAGCCTGTAA
- the glyA gene encoding serine hydroxymethyltransferase, translated as MYDRNILVEQADPELWNAILAENARQEHHIELIASENYASPAVMAAQGSQLTNKYAEGYPGRRYYGGCEHVDVAEQLAIDRIKQIFGADAANVQPHCGASANEAVFLAFLKPGDTIMGMSLAEGGHLTHGMPLNMSGKWFNVVSYGLDANEAIDYEAMERKAHETKPKLIIAGASAYSLAIDFARFAKVAKDVGAIFMVDMAHYAGLIAAGVYPNPVPHADVVTSTTHKSLRGPRGGIILMKAEHEKAINSAIFPGLQGGPLMHVIAAKAVAFKEALTPEFKAYQAQVVRNAKIVAETLTARGLRIVSGGTESHVMLVDLRSKGITGKEAEAVLGAAHMTINKNAIPNDPEKPMVTSGIRVGTPAMTTRGFKDEEARATAHLIADVLDNPRDEANIAAVRAKVHALTSRFPVYK; from the coding sequence ATGTACGACCGCAACATTCTTGTTGAACAAGCCGACCCCGAACTCTGGAACGCCATCCTGGCCGAAAACGCTCGCCAGGAACACCACATCGAGCTGATTGCCAGCGAAAACTACGCTTCGCCCGCCGTCATGGCTGCCCAAGGCAGCCAGCTGACCAACAAATATGCCGAAGGCTACCCCGGCCGCCGCTACTACGGTGGCTGCGAGCACGTCGATGTAGCTGAACAACTGGCTATCGATCGCATCAAACAAATCTTTGGCGCAGATGCCGCCAACGTGCAGCCCCATTGCGGCGCATCGGCCAACGAAGCTGTATTTCTGGCATTCTTGAAGCCTGGCGACACCATCATGGGCATGAGCTTGGCTGAAGGCGGACACTTGACGCACGGCATGCCTCTGAACATGAGCGGCAAATGGTTCAACGTCGTGTCCTATGGTTTGGACGCCAATGAAGCCATCGATTACGAAGCCATGGAGCGCAAGGCCCACGAAACCAAGCCCAAGCTGATCATTGCCGGCGCATCTGCCTACTCTTTGGCCATTGACTTCGCCCGTTTTGCCAAAGTGGCAAAAGACGTTGGCGCTATCTTCATGGTGGACATGGCCCACTACGCCGGCCTGATCGCTGCAGGCGTGTACCCCAACCCCGTGCCTCACGCAGACGTGGTGACATCCACCACCCACAAGAGCCTGCGTGGCCCCCGCGGCGGCATCATCCTGATGAAGGCCGAGCATGAGAAAGCCATCAACAGCGCCATCTTCCCCGGCCTGCAAGGCGGCCCTCTGATGCACGTGATTGCTGCCAAGGCAGTCGCCTTCAAAGAAGCTCTTACCCCCGAGTTCAAGGCCTACCAGGCCCAGGTGGTGCGCAATGCCAAGATCGTGGCAGAAACCTTGACTGCACGTGGCCTGCGTATCGTCAGCGGCGGTACTGAAAGCCATGTGATGCTGGTGGACCTGCGCTCCAAGGGCATTACCGGCAAAGAAGCTGAAGCGGTCTTGGGCGCTGCCCACATGACGATCAACAAGAACGCCATTCCCAACGATCCCGAAAAGCCCATGGTGACCAGTGGTATCCGAGTAGGCACCCCCGCCATGACAACACGCGGTTTCAAAGATGAAGAAGCCCGCGCCACGGCCCACCTGATTGCCGATGTGCTGGACAACCCCCGCGACGAAGCCAACATTGCTGCCGTTCGCGCTAAGGTCCATGCCCTGACCTCACGCTTCCCGGTTTACAAGTAA
- a CDS encoding lytic transglycosylase domain-containing protein has translation MTATTRITKGIRTVANDIAQGFFEITHNGFALLGLAVMFAIITLVAHPEIRTESEVRLMGWLQDRHAPTASVNLEPEAIERATATNPQELPKQQAAVAFWLSKKYGVAPEPLSALVAEAFETGRRAKVDPTLILAVMAVESGFNPFAQSHVGAQGLMQVMTKVHSEKYEGYGGKLAAFDPVSNLRVGAKVLKECIARAGSVEGGLKLYVGAGNMESDGGYTAKVLAEYARLQSVVSGKPIQSIQPNPAVITPVVEPSAPPTVENVAALTQPS, from the coding sequence ATGACAGCGACTACCCGCATCACCAAAGGCATTCGCACTGTTGCGAACGACATCGCCCAAGGTTTTTTTGAAATTACACACAACGGTTTTGCACTTCTTGGCTTAGCCGTCATGTTCGCAATCATTACTCTGGTTGCACACCCCGAAATCCGCACCGAAAGCGAAGTTCGCCTGATGGGCTGGCTCCAAGACCGCCACGCGCCAACAGCCAGCGTTAACTTGGAGCCAGAGGCTATCGAGCGTGCAACAGCCACCAACCCCCAAGAACTGCCCAAACAACAGGCAGCAGTTGCATTTTGGTTAAGCAAAAAGTACGGCGTCGCACCGGAACCCCTGAGTGCACTGGTGGCAGAAGCCTTTGAAACAGGTCGACGAGCCAAGGTGGACCCCACCTTGATCCTGGCGGTCATGGCGGTGGAATCAGGCTTCAACCCCTTCGCACAAAGCCATGTAGGCGCCCAAGGCCTGATGCAGGTCATGACCAAAGTACACAGCGAAAAATACGAGGGCTATGGCGGCAAGTTGGCAGCGTTCGATCCTGTCTCCAATTTGCGGGTTGGTGCCAAGGTTTTGAAAGAGTGCATAGCCCGCGCTGGCTCGGTCGAGGGCGGCCTCAAGCTGTATGTAGGGGCCGGCAACATGGAATCAGATGGCGGCTATACAGCCAAAGTTTTGGCCGAATACGCGCGCTTGCAAAGTGTTGTGTCCGGCAAACCTATCCAGAGCATTCAGCCTAACCCTGCGGTGATAACGCCCGTGGTTGAGCCGTCTGCTCCACCCACCGTTGAGAATGTGGCGGCGCTGACTCAACCTTCCTGA
- a CDS encoding MraY family glycosyltransferase: MSMYLAGFFVTALAAVFLVLSKDWHGHFSMDGTSGVQKHHVNPTPRIGGVAVMCGLAAVWLLAAEPVKELLSPMLIAGLPAFAAGLIEDVTKKVGVLPRLLATMFSGAVAWYITGVAMQNTGVDVLDQLLAFTPVAVLFTAFAVGGVANAVNIIDGFNGLASGSIAIMLAAMGLIGLQVGDVAAATVCFSVAIVALGFGAVNWPLGKIFLGDGGAYLLGFLLAWLAVLLPMRNPELTAWTTMLVCAYPVLEVAFSVQRRRKREGHHPGQPDKAHLHHFIHRRVVNKLFPAYGAELKNGLTSPFCWLYAALPSGWAVIFAKNPAMLAMGMVLAVVTYALVYARLTQFRWRLTWQKG, translated from the coding sequence ATGTCGATGTATTTGGCGGGTTTTTTCGTGACTGCGCTTGCGGCTGTCTTCTTGGTGCTCTCAAAGGATTGGCATGGTCACTTCAGTATGGACGGCACCTCTGGAGTGCAAAAACATCATGTAAATCCGACGCCGCGTATCGGCGGTGTGGCTGTTATGTGCGGATTGGCAGCTGTTTGGCTGCTTGCAGCTGAACCAGTTAAAGAATTGCTGAGTCCGATGCTGATTGCGGGCCTGCCCGCGTTCGCGGCTGGTTTGATTGAGGATGTCACTAAAAAGGTGGGCGTTTTACCGCGCTTGCTCGCGACGATGTTTAGTGGTGCTGTTGCTTGGTACATCACTGGCGTAGCGATGCAGAACACAGGCGTTGACGTGCTTGACCAACTACTAGCCTTTACTCCAGTTGCGGTTTTGTTTACGGCGTTCGCTGTTGGGGGCGTTGCCAACGCGGTCAACATCATCGATGGCTTCAACGGCTTGGCCTCGGGCTCTATCGCGATCATGCTCGCTGCAATGGGCCTTATTGGTTTGCAAGTTGGCGACGTAGCCGCAGCAACCGTCTGTTTTTCAGTGGCAATTGTTGCTCTTGGCTTTGGTGCCGTAAATTGGCCACTGGGCAAGATTTTTCTGGGCGATGGTGGTGCTTATTTACTGGGTTTTTTGTTGGCATGGCTCGCGGTACTGCTACCCATGCGAAATCCAGAACTTACTGCTTGGACGACCATGCTCGTGTGTGCCTATCCTGTTTTAGAGGTGGCGTTTTCTGTGCAGCGTCGCAGGAAGCGTGAGGGGCATCATCCAGGCCAACCTGATAAGGCTCACTTGCACCACTTTATTCACCGACGTGTGGTCAATAAACTTTTTCCTGCCTACGGTGCTGAGTTGAAGAATGGGCTTACCAGTCCTTTTTGTTGGCTGTACGCTGCTCTTCCGTCGGGATGGGCCGTTATATTTGCAAAAAATCCGGCTATGTTGGCAATGGGTATGGTCTTGGCCGTTGTCACCTATGCCTTGGTTTATGCTCGGCTCACTCAGTTTCGGTGGCGTTTGACTTGGCAGAAGGGGTGA
- a CDS encoding UDP-2,3-diacylglucosamine diphosphatase — protein MELIAQPHWRRVDFISDLHLHSSELQTHAVWARYMRDTKADALFILGDLFEVWVGDDTLTDAQSFESACVSTIRSTAARIPVYCIVGNRDFLLSQTFSAAAQAQLLPDPTTLTFASHRIVLTHGDAWCVDDVDYQAFRRTVRSADWQANFLKRPLPERRAIASDIRLQSEKKKEVASYADVDHSVAQEALASADASYLIHGHTHKPATHEMEHGTQRWVLSDWHIQGKASDRAEVLRLERQPISDSLMWTRLDPHNAC, from the coding sequence GTGGAACTGATTGCACAGCCCCACTGGCGGCGGGTGGATTTCATCTCGGATCTCCACCTGCACTCCAGCGAGCTCCAAACACACGCAGTTTGGGCCCGCTATATGCGAGACACCAAGGCAGACGCACTCTTCATCCTCGGCGATTTGTTCGAAGTCTGGGTGGGCGATGACACCCTCACGGATGCCCAGAGTTTTGAGTCCGCCTGTGTATCGACTATTCGCAGCACCGCAGCGCGGATACCGGTGTATTGCATCGTCGGCAATCGCGATTTTTTGCTCAGCCAAACGTTTTCTGCTGCGGCACAAGCTCAGCTCTTGCCCGACCCGACTACGCTGACTTTCGCATCTCACCGGATTGTGTTGACCCATGGAGACGCCTGGTGTGTGGACGATGTGGATTACCAAGCCTTCCGTCGCACCGTAAGGTCTGCCGACTGGCAAGCCAACTTTCTCAAGCGCCCGCTACCAGAACGCAGGGCGATTGCGAGCGATATCAGATTGCAGAGTGAAAAAAAGAAAGAAGTGGCCAGCTACGCAGATGTGGACCACTCCGTAGCGCAAGAAGCGCTCGCGTCCGCCGACGCAAGCTACCTCATCCACGGCCACACGCATAAACCCGCTACCCACGAGATGGAACACGGAACACAGCGCTGGGTCCTGAGCGACTGGCATATCCAGGGAAAAGCTAGTGACAGAGCAGAGGTACTGAGGCTAGAACGGCAGCCGATCTCGGACTCGCTCATGTGGACCCGCCTCGACCCGCACAACGCCTGCTGA